A genome region from Akkermansiaceae bacterium includes the following:
- the pilM gene encoding type IV pilus assembly protein PilM, giving the protein MADTQTTVALNLGSQRISMAVFETSKSGGLILKGYESDTIIADPAFEASREAQIRVVIDDLIGKLQVPKAKVRYAVSGQAVFTRFVKLPPLQDDNIEQLVTFEAQQHVPFPISEVVWDYELIQGGEDKEVVIVAIKGDALDEINETVTGAGLSTVEVDVAPMALYNSFRETYGTPDEPTLIIDVGAKTSNLLYVEGPRFFTRSVAIGGASITAAIAKEYNISFPDAEHQKITNGLVALGGGHTETMDESLAALAMVIRNALTRLPAEIARTTNYYRSQHAGSAPRKVLLAGGGANLPYTLEFFSEKLGLPVEFFNPLGKVAIAKGVDTDTLQREAHTMGELIGLGLRGIGKSTINIDLVPSAVEVSRAADRRKPFLIAAAALFVAGFAGWAVFQNIAASAAEEKARMMLDTQEKLAPIESQIRGQLKTEGELSLVAKAYIGMESDHAFWFELLGELRGAFASDSVWLTEMSPLYDYNAIPPTGPNAPKPTARPIVKSDYVSSQSGGTAISDPPAPAEAANPRRNQQAAAPGANAILVKGFWRENDRSQNVVSDLLKKLRENSTTFAFSVKNPQGKMTPLSDEQILKSISSGANSEGDLAFPFELILPLSRQVTVR; this is encoded by the coding sequence ATGGCCGATACCCAGACAACCGTCGCACTCAACCTAGGCTCACAGCGGATCAGCATGGCTGTGTTCGAGACATCCAAGAGCGGAGGGCTCATCCTGAAGGGATACGAGTCAGACACCATCATCGCGGACCCCGCATTCGAAGCCTCCCGGGAGGCGCAGATCCGGGTGGTCATCGACGACCTCATCGGGAAGCTCCAGGTGCCCAAGGCGAAAGTCCGCTACGCGGTGTCGGGCCAGGCCGTTTTCACGCGTTTCGTGAAACTTCCGCCGCTGCAGGATGACAACATCGAGCAGCTCGTGACCTTTGAGGCGCAGCAGCACGTCCCTTTCCCCATCAGCGAGGTCGTCTGGGACTACGAACTCATCCAGGGCGGGGAGGACAAGGAGGTCGTCATCGTCGCCATCAAGGGCGATGCCCTCGATGAGATCAACGAAACCGTCACCGGCGCGGGCCTGTCCACCGTCGAGGTCGATGTCGCGCCCATGGCGCTATACAACTCCTTCCGCGAAACCTACGGCACCCCCGACGAGCCTACGCTCATCATCGATGTCGGCGCGAAGACCAGCAACCTGCTCTACGTGGAGGGTCCGCGTTTCTTCACCCGCAGCGTGGCGATAGGCGGCGCATCCATCACCGCCGCCATCGCGAAGGAATACAACATATCCTTCCCGGACGCGGAGCACCAGAAGATCACCAACGGTCTCGTCGCCCTGGGCGGCGGCCACACCGAGACCATGGACGAGTCGCTCGCCGCGCTGGCCATGGTCATCCGCAACGCGCTGACCCGCCTGCCTGCGGAAATCGCTCGCACCACGAACTACTACCGCAGCCAGCACGCCGGAAGCGCACCCCGCAAGGTGCTGCTTGCGGGCGGCGGCGCGAACCTGCCTTACACGCTTGAGTTTTTCTCCGAAAAACTCGGCCTCCCCGTGGAGTTCTTCAATCCTCTCGGCAAGGTGGCCATCGCCAAGGGCGTCGATACGGACACTCTCCAAAGGGAGGCGCACACCATGGGCGAGCTCATCGGCCTCGGCCTGCGCGGCATCGGGAAATCGACGATCAACATCGACCTCGTGCCCTCCGCTGTGGAGGTTTCCCGCGCTGCGGATCGCCGCAAGCCCTTCCTGATCGCCGCGGCCGCGCTTTTCGTGGCAGGCTTCGCGGGCTGGGCGGTGTTCCAGAACATCGCCGCAAGCGCCGCCGAGGAAAAGGCGCGCATGATGCTCGATACACAGGAGAAACTTGCGCCAATCGAGTCCCAGATCCGCGGCCAGCTCAAGACCGAGGGAGAGCTTTCCCTCGTGGCGAAAGCCTACATCGGCATGGAATCCGACCATGCCTTCTGGTTCGAGCTCCTCGGCGAGCTGCGCGGCGCTTTCGCGAGCGATTCCGTCTGGCTCACGGAAATGTCGCCGCTCTATGATTACAATGCCATCCCGCCGACAGGGCCCAACGCGCCGAAGCCCACGGCACGCCCTATCGTGAAATCCGATTACGTGAGCTCCCAGAGCGGCGGCACCGCCATATCTGATCCGCCCGCCCCTGCCGAGGCGGCGAACCCGCGCCGCAACCAGCAGGCTGCCGCCCCAGGTGCCAATGCGATCCTCGTGAAGGGCTTCTGGAGGGAAAACGACCGCAGCCAGAACGTGGTCTCCGATCTCCTGAAAAAGCTCCGCGAGAACTCCACCACCTTCGCGTTTTCCGTGAAGAACCCGCAGGGCAAGATGACCCCCCTCAGCGATGAGCAGATCCTCAAGAGCATCAGCAGCGGTGCGAACAGCGAGGGCGACCTCGCCTTCCCCTTCGAGCTGATCCTTCCGCTTTCCCGCCAGGTCACTGTCCGCTGA
- a CDS encoding type I 3-dehydroquinate dehydratase → MPRTAFPFPDPATTVVGSIGDARALAEESPASLAGQCDIAEIRLDLLHREFPQGGAAPWGHLAPFPLLFTARCHSEGSPVDLDVGTRAAMLRAALPHASLIDIEARSIPEMAALIAEISAEGVPWIASYHDFEKLPSRGDLEAQAGIAREAGAAAFKAAAQLRTMDDLTALAHFQMNDAGIPLATMGMGVLAPVSRLLCAQAGSVLNYGYLGSTPTAPGQWSARRLRENIRSLRPIC, encoded by the coding sequence ATGCCGCGCACCGCATTCCCGTTTCCCGATCCCGCCACGACCGTTGTCGGCAGCATCGGCGATGCCAGGGCGCTGGCGGAGGAGAGCCCCGCATCGCTAGCCGGGCAGTGCGACATCGCCGAAATCAGGCTCGACCTGCTCCACCGCGAATTCCCGCAGGGCGGTGCTGCGCCATGGGGGCACCTGGCGCCCTTCCCCTTGCTTTTCACCGCCCGCTGCCACAGCGAGGGTTCCCCGGTGGATCTTGATGTGGGAACGCGCGCAGCCATGCTGCGGGCGGCGCTTCCCCATGCATCCCTCATCGACATCGAGGCGCGCTCCATCCCTGAGATGGCGGCCCTGATCGCAGAGATCTCGGCGGAGGGCGTGCCTTGGATCGCTTCTTACCATGATTTCGAGAAACTGCCTTCGCGCGGCGATTTGGAAGCCCAGGCGGGTATCGCCAGGGAGGCGGGTGCCGCCGCCTTCAAGGCGGCCGCGCAACTGCGGACGATGGATGATCTAACGGCTCTCGCCCACTTCCAGATGAATGATGCGGGAATCCCGCTGGCGACGATGGGGATGGGCGTCCTGGCCCCCGTCTCGCGGTTGCTCTGCGCCCAGGCGGGCAGCGTCCTGAACTACGGCTACCTGGGCTCGACACCCACTGCGCCGGGCCAGTGGTCCGCACGGCGGCTGCGCGAAAACATCCGCTCCCTGCGCCCTATCTGTTAG